The genomic window CGGCGGAGAGGTGGCCGCCCCCGCGTTCAGCTCGATGGCTGCCCAGATTGCCGAAGCCTTGGGTGTCGTGCCCAGGAGCGCGCCGGCACGGGCGGCACACGTAGGATCGTTGTGACGCTGCGGGACCTGCTGGTTGCTGTCGAGCCTTGCGAGGTGGCAGGGAAGGCGGATCCCTTGGTTCTCGGTCTCTGCTACGATTCGCGGATCGCAAAGCCCGGAGATCTGTTTTTTGCTTGGCAGGGTTCAAAGGTTGACGGACATCAGTTCCTCGCGGATGTGATGCGCAAGGGAGTGGTCGCCATCGTGGGGGAAAGGAATCCAGCGACGCTCTCCCTCAGTATCCCCTACGTTCGCGTCGACAACGCACGCGAGGCGCTGGCTCGGATGGCGGATCGCTTTTTTGGCCATCCGAGCGGCTCGATGGAGCTCGTGGGCATTACGGGGACAAACGGAAAGACGACGACCGCTTTCCTCATCCATCATATTCTCGAATCGATGGGCCGAAAGACCGGTCTCCTCGGCACGGTTCGCTATTCGCTTGGGGGCCGGACCCTGCCGGCGCGCCGGACCACACCCGAAGGAAGCGACTTGCAGAAGCTGCTCGCCGAAATGCGGGAGATTGGTTGCCGGGCCGCCGTCCTGGAGGTGTCTTCCCACGCGCTGGCGCAGGGGAGGGTGGCCGGTCTGGATTTCGCGGTCGGAGTCTTCACCAACCTGAGCTCGGACCATCTGGATTTCCACGGGAGCCTCCAAAGCTACGGAGCGGCCAAGGCGTTGCTCTTCGAGCAGCTCGCCGCTTCGGACGACCCTGCAGCCGCGGTGCTCAACGCGGACGATCCCGCTTGGCGCGCCCTTGGTTCGAGCGCTCGACGGCCGAAGAGGATGTTCTTCTACAGCATGCGGGGTGCGCCCGAAGCCGATTTCCGGGCAAAGGACCTTCGCATGGACGCTTCCGGAAGCTCCTTTCTCTTGACTTATCCAGGGGGATCCCTTTCCGTCGCCATTCCGCTGCTGGGATCCTTCAATGTCGAAAACGCGTTGGGTGCCTTTGCCACCGCATTTGCTCTTGGCGTCTCTCCCCACGAGAGCGCCGGGGTGCTGGCGAGCTTTCCTGGGGTGCCGGGCCGGATGGAACGTTTCTGCTCCGCCGACGGAGTGGTCGCCGTGGTCGATTATGCCCATACGGAGGACGCGCTGCGGAAGACGCTGGCGGTTCTCCGGGAGCTGGCTCCGAAACGGCTCGGGCTCGTCGTCGGCTGCGGAGGAGACCGGGACCGGACAAAGCGGCCGAAGATGGCTGCCGCGGCCTGCAAGCTGGCCGATCGGGTGTTCTTCACCTCCGACAATCCACGAAGCGAATCGATCGAGCGGATCTTCGCGGACATGTCGGAA from Methylacidimicrobium sp. B4 includes these protein-coding regions:
- a CDS encoding UDP-N-acetylmuramoyl-L-alanyl-D-glutamate--2,6-diaminopimelate ligase; translated protein: MTLRDLLVAVEPCEVAGKADPLVLGLCYDSRIAKPGDLFFAWQGSKVDGHQFLADVMRKGVVAIVGERNPATLSLSIPYVRVDNAREALARMADRFFGHPSGSMELVGITGTNGKTTTAFLIHHILESMGRKTGLLGTVRYSLGGRTLPARRTTPEGSDLQKLLAEMREIGCRAAVLEVSSHALAQGRVAGLDFAVGVFTNLSSDHLDFHGSLQSYGAAKALLFEQLAASDDPAAAVLNADDPAWRALGSSARRPKRMFFYSMRGAPEADFRAKDLRMDASGSSFLLTYPGGSLSVAIPLLGSFNVENALGAFATAFALGVSPHESAGVLASFPGVPGRMERFCSADGVVAVVDYAHTEDALRKTLAVLRELAPKRLGLVVGCGGDRDRTKRPKMAAAACKLADRVFFTSDNPRSESIERIFADMSEGVPAGRHPVWIPDRRLAIEQALCGAEPGDLVCVAGKGHETTQEVQGVFHPFDDRSLVSKVLSARG